CTGGAGGTAGGTTATGAATAAAAATGGATTATTTATTACAGTTGAAGGACCTGAAGGAGCCGGGAAAACAACTATTATACATAAAATTGAAGAATCATTAAAAAATAGTGGGTATGGTGTCATTAAAACTAGAGAGCCAGGTGGAATTAAAATTGCTGAGAAAATACGGGAGATTATATTAAATCCAGACCATACGGAAATGGACCCAAGAACGGAGGCATTATTATATGCAGCTGCAAGAAGGCAACATTTAGTTGAGAAAGTACTTCCTGCACTTGAAAAAGGGATAATTGTTTTATGTGACCGGTTTGTTGATAGCTCATTAGCTTATCAGGGGTTTGCAAGAAAACTAGGCATTGAAGAGGTATATAGTATAAATAAGTTTGCAATAGAAGAGACTTTACCTGACCTTACATTATATTTTGATATAAGTCCTGAAGAAGGTTTAAGAAGAATTAATGAAAATCAAGGACGTGAAATAAATCGGTTGGATTTGGAAGAAATAGATTTTCATCACCAAGTTCAAGAAGGGTATTTACGTTTAATCAAACGAGAACCACAAAGATTAAAAAGGGTAGATGCAAGCCAGGATCCAGATCAAGTATTAGAGGACTGTTTATCTATTATTTACCCCTTTATTAGATCATAGGATAGTCTTACAAGCTATAAACCCTAATTAAAGAGGGAATATTGATTTTTTATTGAATTAAGTTAAATAGGAATTATAACGTTGTAAACATGTGGTAAGGGCAATAATTTCTCTGTATGTTCATCTAATAACTGATATAATAAAGGGAAGATTGAGAGTAGGGGGATATCACATTCCATGAAACTTATATTAGCTATTGTTCAAGATCAGGATAGTAATAAGCTTTCTCAAGCTTTAACGAACCACAATTTTCGATCGACTAAATTAGCAAGTACAGGTGGCTTTTTAAAGGCAGGGAACACTACCTTTGTGATTGGAACAGAAGATATTCGAGTGAATAAAGCCCTTCAAGTAATAAAAGAAAACTGTCAATCAAGGGAACAGATGGTAGCTCCGGTGAGCCCGATGGGTGGCAATGCTGATTCTTATATACCTTACCCAGTTGAAGTAGAAGTAGGCGGTGCAACCGTATTTGTATTACCTGTAGACCAGTTTATTCAGTTTTAGTTTTTGTGGAGGCAACACAGATGAAAATTAACCAAGATATGAAAATTGGTTTAGATAAAATGAAGTTTGACCAAACTGAAACGAGCACTAACAGCAAATCATTTGGAACGATTGTGCAAAATAAGCAACAAAAACTTCACATGGAACAGCTCTCTAAACTACTTTTAAATGTCGAGCAGGCAGGTGGAATTCTTGCTCGCTCCCGAAATTTAAAAGACCTTTCAAAATATAAAAGTTTAGTAAAAAGGTTTATTAAAGAAACGGTGGACTTTGGAATGAGCTTGAAACACTCTCATACATGGAATCAATTTGGTGAGGGACGGAAGCTAAAAATAATAGAAACGATTGATCAAGAACTCGTTCAACTTTCAGAAGATGTTTTAAATCAAGAGAGAGAGTCAATCGATATCCTTGGACGAATTGGTGAAATTAAAGGGCTATTGATTAATTTATATACGTAAGTGAGTGAATGTATGTGACAAAAGCTTGGGAAGAGCTACAAAGTCTTCAGCCGCTTGTACTCCAAATCATTTCAAATAGTATAATGAGAGACCGAGTTGCACATGCTTATCTTTTTGAGGGGCAGCGAGGAACAGGAAAACTGAAAGCTAGTATCCTTTTTGCTAAAAGTTTATTTTGTAAAGTTTCTACAAACGGCGTTCCGTGTGACCATTGTGTTAATTGTAAAAGAATTGAGAATAAAAACCATCCAGATGTTCATATTATTGAGCCTGAGGGCTTATCTATTAAAAAAGATCAAATTCGTGCTCTTCAAGAAGAGTTTAGTAAAACAGGGGTAGAATCAACTAAGAAATTTTATATAATTGTTGATGCTGACAAAATG
This genomic stretch from Bacillus spongiae harbors:
- the tmk gene encoding dTMP kinase, with protein sequence MNKNGLFITVEGPEGAGKTTIIHKIEESLKNSGYGVIKTREPGGIKIAEKIREIILNPDHTEMDPRTEALLYAAARRQHLVEKVLPALEKGIIVLCDRFVDSSLAYQGFARKLGIEEVYSINKFAIEETLPDLTLYFDISPEEGLRRINENQGREINRLDLEEIDFHHQVQEGYLRLIKREPQRLKRVDASQDPDQVLEDCLSIIYPFIRS
- a CDS encoding YaaR family protein encodes the protein MKINQDMKIGLDKMKFDQTETSTNSKSFGTIVQNKQQKLHMEQLSKLLLNVEQAGGILARSRNLKDLSKYKSLVKRFIKETVDFGMSLKHSHTWNQFGEGRKLKIIETIDQELVQLSEDVLNQERESIDILGRIGEIKGLLINLYT
- a CDS encoding cyclic-di-AMP receptor, whose translation is MKLILAIVQDQDSNKLSQALTNHNFRSTKLASTGGFLKAGNTTFVIGTEDIRVNKALQVIKENCQSREQMVAPVSPMGGNADSYIPYPVEVEVGGATVFVLPVDQFIQF